Proteins found in one Paenibacillus dendritiformis genomic segment:
- a CDS encoding Rpn family recombination-promoting nuclease/putative transposase: MFGFAWKEKSNMIQWGGNQVRAANLQQTERLNPKNDFLFKRLFGEEEGKPLLISLLNAILRREGARQITDVSILEDTKLARELVEDKEAVLDILCEVDGREKVNVEMQVRRFVRMDYRSLFYVGKLLTESLHYGEPYDRLQRSIGINILDHYYLPLKKYHNTFHLYEDEERHYMLTDILELHFIECPKFRQLPFDIHDPLHRWLRFLEQKATAEQLEELMMVDKVFNEAEDRLARLASDAETRRRYALREKALHDHASLLHDARTAGFQEGIEQGIEQGIEKGIYQTAVNMLKEGMEAAFISRITGLDAAQLERVKQTMMREPKSKGTV; the protein is encoded by the coding sequence ATGTTTGGATTCGCATGGAAAGAGAAGTCAAATATGATACAATGGGGAGGAAATCAGGTGAGAGCCGCCAATTTGCAGCAAACGGAAAGACTTAACCCGAAAAATGATTTTTTGTTCAAACGGTTGTTTGGTGAAGAAGAAGGCAAACCGCTTCTAATAAGCTTGCTCAATGCGATACTCCGACGTGAAGGCGCTCGGCAGATCACCGATGTGTCTATTCTGGAAGATACGAAGCTCGCCCGTGAATTAGTAGAAGATAAGGAAGCCGTTCTCGACATTTTATGTGAAGTGGATGGCCGGGAAAAAGTGAATGTCGAAATGCAAGTGCGCCGCTTTGTGCGGATGGATTACCGGAGCCTGTTCTATGTGGGCAAGCTGCTGACCGAGTCGCTTCACTATGGCGAACCTTATGACCGTTTGCAGCGCTCTATTGGAATCAATATTCTCGACCACTACTATCTTCCGCTGAAAAAATATCACAACACCTTTCATTTATATGAGGATGAAGAGCGTCACTATATGCTGACAGATATTTTGGAGCTCCATTTTATCGAATGCCCGAAATTCCGGCAGCTGCCCTTTGACATCCATGATCCGCTGCATCGCTGGCTGCGGTTTTTGGAACAGAAAGCAACAGCCGAACAATTGGAGGAGTTGATGATGGTGGATAAGGTATTCAACGAAGCCGAAGATCGTCTAGCCCGCTTGGCGAGCGACGCGGAGACGCGCCGCCGCTATGCCCTGCGGGAAAAGGCCTTGCATGATCATGCCAGCCTGCTTCACGATGCGCGTACGGCCGGGTTCCAGGAAGGGATCGAGCAAGGGATTGAGCAAGGTATTGAAAAAGGAATCTATCAAACGGCAGTAAATATGCTGAAGGAAGGGATGGAGGCGGCCTTTATCAGCCGCATCACAGGGCTTGATGCCGCTCAGCTTGAACGGGTGAAGCAAACGATGATGCGGGAGCCTAAGTCGAAAGGAACGGTCTAA